A stretch of DNA from Variovorax paradoxus:
TGAGCCAAAGACCATGCCCTCCCAACTGATCATCCAAAACCACAACCTCTGGCGCAAAGGCGCCGGTGGTGCCCCCGCAGGTCTTGCTGGCATGGCCGACAGCTATGCCTACGCCGGCCTAGACCTGAACCTCGCCCAGTTCGTCACCACCGTCTTCACCGGCACCAGCTTTGCTGCGTGCACGTTCAAGCAGGCCGGCTGGACCGGATGCCAGTTCTCAGGCTGCACCTTCACCACGTGCGATTTCGAGGGCATTTCCATCTCAGGGTGCACGTTCTCCAACTGCACCTTCTCGCAGTCGCAGTTCCAGCAAAGTCGGCTCAGCGCTTGTCAGTTCAACAACTGCCAGTGGAACGGCTTGAATTTCGACGGGGGTCACTGGTCCGACGTCGCGGTGTTCGGATGCACGGGCACCACGGTTCAGGCCGATGGCCTGCGCGGGGAACATGTGGACTTCACCGGCAGCTACTTCGAGCACTTGGAGATGCGCAACGCGCAAATCAATTGAGGTCGCGAAGCGGCGCGATCTTTCGGAGCACCCATGCCAAGAGGCACCCCCAACCCCAATCCCATGTATGGCATCTACGGCTACAACGACTATTGGAGTGTCGATATTCGCCGCAACAAGGTGCGCATGGTCAAGGCGTTCTACTTCAACACCCACGGCGGTCGCGAGGGCGCATTGGCGCATGCCCAAGCCCATCGGGATCAATTCGTGCGCGAACACTTGCCGGTCTTGAAGCGCGAGATCGCCCAGCGCGTGCGGCGTGACAACAAGAGCGGTGTGGCGGGGGTGTACTTTCGTGAGGAACCGGGCGGGAAGAATCCGATGTGGATCGCGATGACCAGAGTCAGTCCGGAGAAATCGGTCAGCAAGGCTTTTTCGGTCGGGCGGTATGGCCCGCGTGCGCGAGAACTGGCGATTGCCGAACGACAAAAGCAACTCGAGCAGATGACGGGGTATGCCTCGCGCCATCCGGCAGATGGATCGACATCAGCTTCAACCACCCACCACCCGTTGAGCCCGACGGCGGCCGCTTCGTGCTGATCGCGGTGGGCCGGCAGGGCCGCCATTTCCTCGATTCTCGTCACACACCGTTTCACTTCTCCGGCGCTTCCCGTGCACCAGTTCACAGAGGCAAAGCCGCCAGTTGACCGGTGTAAACTGCCCGGTTTTCTCCCCCTCTCTCGGTATGGTGCAAGTGTCACGGCGCACAGGCTTCACCGGCTCGGCGCTCACTCGCTTGCTCGCTCAATTGAGCGACACCGACGTTCCCGAATCCAGGCAAGCCCTCGCGGATCGTTTGAGTCAGTGGTTCAGTTGGACCGATGCCATCTCCTTGTCAGCAGCTTTGGATTCCGATCTGGGCGTCGCCGTGTCCGGCGCCCGGGCGTCCGAGGGCGCCGAGGAGGCGCAGGAGTGCGCGCGCCTGAAGGCCGCCCTGGCCAAGGGCAATGCCGACGGCGGTGTGGCCTCGGTGCTGCCGGGCGCGAACGACGACTTTCCGCCGTACCGCCGTCGCTACTTCGCGCGGCAGCAGGCCATGGAAACGGCCATCGAACCGCTGCGTGCCCGTCTGCGGGCCCGGCTCGCGACCCGCTCGCCCGAGCTGGCCCGGCTGGCCGCGGTGGACGCCATCCTGGAACAGGTGGTGGGCGCCCGCGAACGCAGCCTGCTGGCGAGCGTGCCGACGCTGCTGGAGAAACACTTCAAGCGCTTGCGTGAGGCCGCCCAGGCCACGCAGGACGCCAACCCCGACACCCCCCAGCCGCCACCGACCGCCGCCGGCGGCTGGCTGAACGTGTTCGGCCGCGACATGCAAAGCGTGCTGCGGGCCGAACTGGACATTCGCATGCAACCGGTCGAAGGCCTGCTCGAAGCCCTTCGCGATCGCTAGCCTGCAGCCCCACAAGAGACATCAAGCTTCCATGAACAGATTTTTCCATTACGCCGTCTTCCTCGTGGGCCTGGCCGTCGTGTGCTGGGTCGGTGCCAGCTACGTGGGCCACAACCCGCTGGCCCTGGTGATCACGGCGCTGATCGGCGCGTTCTACCTGATGGGCGCGCTGGAGCTGCACCGTTTCCACCAGGCCACCAACACGCTGTCGCGCGCGGTGGACGACCTGTCGGCGCCGCCGGCCACGCTCGGCGATTGGCTGGCGAACCTGCATCCTTCGCTGCGCAACGCGGTGCGCCTGCGCATCGAGGGCGAGCGCGTCGGCCTGCCGGGCCCGGCACTCACGCCGTACCTCGCGGGCCTGCTGGTGCTGCTGGGCATGCTGGGCACCTTCCTGGGCATGGTGGTCACCCTCAACGGCACGGGGTTGGCGCTCGAAAGCGCGACCGACGTGCAGGCCATCCGCAACTCGCTGTCGGCGCCCGTGCGCGGCCTGGGCCTGGCCTTCGGCACCTCGGTGGCGGGCGTGGCCGCATCGGCGATGCTGGGCCTGGCCTCGGCGCTCTGCCGCCGTGAACGCCTGCTGGCCGGGCAGGCACTCGACACGCAGATCGCCACGTCGCTGCGCGGCCATTCGCTGGCGCACCGCCGCGAAGAGTCGTTCAAGCTCATGCAGCAGCAGGCGCACGCAATGCCCGCGCTGGTCGACCAGCTGCAGGCCATGGTGGCCGCGATCGATCGCCAGAGCCAGTCGCTCAACGAACGCCTCGTCGCCAGCCAGGACAGCTTCCACCAGAAGACCGAGGCCGCCTACACGGGGCTCGCCGCATCGGTCGATCGTTCGCTGAAAGACAGCCTTGCCGACAGCGCCCGCATCGCCGGTGAAACCATCCAGCCTGTGGCGCGCGTGATGCCCGAGCTGGTCGGCCAGCTGCAGACGATGATGGCCGCGATGGAGCGCCAGACCCAGACGCAGAACGACCGCCTCGTCGCGAGCCAGGACAGCTTCCACCAGAAGGCCGAAGCTGCCTACAGCGGCCTGGCCGCCTCGGTCGATCGTTCGCTGAAGGACAGCTTGGCCGACAGCGCCCGCATCGCCGGTGAAACCATCCAGCCCGTGGCGAAGGTCATGCCTGAACTGGTCGGCCAGCTGCAGACGATGATGGCCGCGCTGGAGCGCCAGACCCAGTCGCAGAACGACCGCCTCGTTGCCAGCCAGGACAGCTTCCACCAGAAGGCCGAAGCCGCGTACAGCGGTCTGGCCGCATCGGTCGATCGTTCGCTGAAAGAAAGCCTCACCGACACCGCTCGCATCGCCGGCGCCACGATCCAGCCCGTGGTCGAGGCGGCCATGCTCGGCATCGCGCGCGAAGCGGCCTCGCTGCAAGGCGGCATGGCGCAGGCCGTCGAACGGCAGCTCGAAGGCCTCACGGGCCGCTTCGAGGCCTCGACCGCCGGCGTCGCCGACACCTGGAAGGCCGCGCTGGCCGAACACGAGCGCGCGAGCGGGGCGCTGTCGAGCGACCTGCGCGGCACGCTCGAACGCTTTGCCGAGACCTTCGAGCAGCGCTCGGCTGCGCTGGTCGATGGCGTGTCCGCCCGCCTCGAGAGCACCGTGGGCAGCGTGTCCGACACCTGGGGCAGCGCGCTCGCGCAGCATCAGCGCGTCAGCGAAAAACTGTCGGGCGATTCGCACCAGGCGGTCGCCGCCGCGGCCGCCACGTTCGAGCAGCACTCGGCCGCGCTGCTGCGCACCGTGGGCGAAGCGCACACCAGCCTGCAGACCGAACTCGCGGCGCGCGATGCGCAGCGCCTGTCGGCCTGGAGCCAGTCGCTCGAAGCCATGGCCGCGTCGCTGCAGAAGGAATGGCAGCAGGCCGGCGCGCACACGCTGAGCCAGCAACAGCAACTGAGCGACACGCTGGCGCAGGCCGCGCGCGACGTGTCGGCGCAGGCCGAGGCGCATGCGAAGCAGACCGTCGCCGAAGTCGCGCAGCTGCTGCAGGCCGCGTCGGACGCACCGCGCGCCGCCGCTTCGCTGCTCGACACCGTGCGCGAGGCGCACGCCAACCTGCAGACCGAACTCGCCACGCGCGATGCGCAACGCCTCGCCGCCTGGAGCGGCTCGCTCGAGACCATGGCCGCCTCGCTGCAGAAGGAATGGCAGCAGGCCGGCGCACACAGCCTGAGCCAGCAGCAACAGATGAGCGAGACGCTGGCGCAAACGGTGCGCGACATGTCGGCGCAGGCCGAGGCCAATGCCAAGCAGACCGTCGCCGAAGTCGCGCAGCTGCTGCAGGTGGCGGCCGAAGCCCCGAAGGCCGCAGCCGACGTGATCGCCGAGTTGCGCCAGAAGCTGTCCGACGGCATGGCGCGCGACAACGACATGCTCGAAGAGCGCAGCCGCATCCTCGGCACGCTCGAGACCTTGCTGGGTGCGGTGAACCATGCCTCGACCGAACAGCGCAGCGCCATCGACGCGCTCGTCACGGCCTCGGCCGACATGATGGAGCGCGTGGGCAGCCGCTTCACCGAGAAGGTCGAGAGCGAGACCGAGAAGATGGCCGGCATTGCCGCGCAGATCACCGGCGGCGCGGTCGAGGTGGCGAGCCTGGGCGAGGCCTTCGGCTTTGCGGTGCAGCGCTTCGGCGAATCGAACGACAAGCTCGTGGCGCACCTGCAGCGCATCGAAGGCGCGCTCGGCAAGTCGCTGGCGCGCAGCGACGAGCAGCTGGCCTACTACGTGGCGCAGGCGCGCGAGGTGATCGACCTGAGCATCATGTCGCAGAAGCAGATCGTCGAAGACCTGCAGCAGTTCGCAAGCCGCCAGACGGCCGTGGGCAGCGAGGCCTGAAATGAAGCTCTCCCCCAGGCTACCCTCGCTGCGCGAGGTCCGCCAACCCCCTCACCGGGGGCAAACCCAGCGGCCCGGCAAAGCCGGTTCCGCGGGTTTTCTGGCATTGGGTTGCGCCAGTTTCATAGGGCTCGCCCGTAGCAGATGGGAAATGGATCACTGACATGGTGCGTGACGAAATTGACCTCGACGCCGGCCTGGAGCCGACCGTCCCCGTGTGGGCGGTGTTCGGCGACCTGATGGCGGGCATGCTGGGCGCGTTCGTGCTGATCCTGGTGTGCGTGCTCGGCATGCAGCTGGACCTGGCGAGCCGCCTCGAAACCGAGGTGCAGCAGCGCCGCGCCGAATCGCAGCGCCGCGAGGCGCTCGAACAGGCGCTGGCCGGCCCGCTTGCCGCGGGCCGCGTCACGCTCAATAACGGCCGCATCGGCATCAGCGGCAGCGTGCTGTTCGCCTTCAACTCCGCCGACCTGCAACCTGGCGGACGCCAACTGCTGAAAAGCCTGGCCGGCCCGCTGGGCGCCTATCTGAAGACGCGCGACGAGATCCTGATGGTGAGCGGCTTCACCGACGACCGGCAGATGCGCGAAGGCGCGCGCCTGTTCGCCGACAACTGGGAGCTGTCCGCCCAGCGCGCGCTCACTGTGACGCGCGCGCTGATCGAAGAGGGCGTGCCCTCGTCGTCGGTGTTTGCCGCCGCGTTCGGCGCCGAGCAGGCGGTGGCTTCGAACGGCGACGCCGAAGGCCGTGCGAAGAACCGGCGCGTGGAGATGGCACCGACACCCCGGCCAAAGAACACGCCCGACGCTGCGAAGCCCCGTGAGTAACGACGACACAGCGCCGGACGATCAGGTCGACGCCGTCGCAGCGCTCGACGCCTGGCGCGCGCGCGGCGACGACCGCTTCGACCCGGTGCGCTTCCGCTTCATCGAGGCGATGGCGCAGCGCGCGGCGGTGCACGAGGGTGAGACGCGGCGCCTGCTCGACGCGCGGCTGGCCAGCCTCATGGCGACCTACCGTGCCGATCTCGACAAGGTCGCTCCCGAGGCAGACGCACCGGCCGATGCACCGCTGCACACCGCGCTCGCAGAGCTGATGATGCACATCGCTCAACTCGCGCCGCTGCCGCCCCCGCCCGACGGGGGAGCTACCGACGGTGATGCCGTGCCCAGCCTGTCGACCGCGCCCGAACTCAAGACGCTGAGCTACTTCCGCAGCACGTGGTCGAAGCTCGCCGCCGACCAGCGCGTGACGCAATCGCTTGCCAAGGTGCCGAAGAACGCCGGCCCGCTCAACACGCACCACCTCGTGCAGCGCGCGCTCACGCTGATGCGCGACCTGTCGCCGCAGTACCTGCAGCGCTTCATGGCGCACGTCGATGCGCTGTTGTGGATCGAGCAGGTGAACGCCGCCGCCGAAGCCGCGCGCGTGGCGCGCACCGAAAGCCCGCGCAAGGGTTCGCGCAGCCGCGCCGGCTGACGGCCGCTCAGCGCGGCCAAAGCCACCAGGCCAGTCCGGCCGCGACCAGCACCCAGATGCCGATGACCAACGCCATGCCGACCCGGCTCGTCGGCCGGCGGCCGTTGCGCACCATCCAGTCTTCGGCGC
This window harbors:
- a CDS encoding pentapeptide repeat-containing protein, which translates into the protein MPSQLIIQNHNLWRKGAGGAPAGLAGMADSYAYAGLDLNLAQFVTTVFTGTSFAACTFKQAGWTGCQFSGCTFTTCDFEGISISGCTFSNCTFSQSQFQQSRLSACQFNNCQWNGLNFDGGHWSDVAVFGCTGTTVQADGLRGEHVDFTGSYFEHLEMRNAQIN
- a CDS encoding DUF2894 domain-containing protein, with product MSNDDTAPDDQVDAVAALDAWRARGDDRFDPVRFRFIEAMAQRAAVHEGETRRLLDARLASLMATYRADLDKVAPEADAPADAPLHTALAELMMHIAQLAPLPPPPDGGATDGDAVPSLSTAPELKTLSYFRSTWSKLAADQRVTQSLAKVPKNAGPLNTHHLVQRALTLMRDLSPQYLQRFMAHVDALLWIEQVNAAAEAARVARTESPRKGSRSRAG
- a CDS encoding DUF3348 domain-containing protein, which translates into the protein MVQVSRRTGFTGSALTRLLAQLSDTDVPESRQALADRLSQWFSWTDAISLSAALDSDLGVAVSGARASEGAEEAQECARLKAALAKGNADGGVASVLPGANDDFPPYRRRYFARQQAMETAIEPLRARLRARLATRSPELARLAAVDAILEQVVGARERSLLASVPTLLEKHFKRLREAAQATQDANPDTPQPPPTAAGGWLNVFGRDMQSVLRAELDIRMQPVEGLLEALRDR
- a CDS encoding OmpA family protein; translation: MVRDEIDLDAGLEPTVPVWAVFGDLMAGMLGAFVLILVCVLGMQLDLASRLETEVQQRRAESQRREALEQALAGPLAAGRVTLNNGRIGISGSVLFAFNSADLQPGGRQLLKSLAGPLGAYLKTRDEILMVSGFTDDRQMREGARLFADNWELSAQRALTVTRALIEEGVPSSSVFAAAFGAEQAVASNGDAEGRAKNRRVEMAPTPRPKNTPDAAKPRE
- a CDS encoding DUF802 domain-containing protein, with amino-acid sequence MNRFFHYAVFLVGLAVVCWVGASYVGHNPLALVITALIGAFYLMGALELHRFHQATNTLSRAVDDLSAPPATLGDWLANLHPSLRNAVRLRIEGERVGLPGPALTPYLAGLLVLLGMLGTFLGMVVTLNGTGLALESATDVQAIRNSLSAPVRGLGLAFGTSVAGVAASAMLGLASALCRRERLLAGQALDTQIATSLRGHSLAHRREESFKLMQQQAHAMPALVDQLQAMVAAIDRQSQSLNERLVASQDSFHQKTEAAYTGLAASVDRSLKDSLADSARIAGETIQPVARVMPELVGQLQTMMAAMERQTQTQNDRLVASQDSFHQKAEAAYSGLAASVDRSLKDSLADSARIAGETIQPVAKVMPELVGQLQTMMAALERQTQSQNDRLVASQDSFHQKAEAAYSGLAASVDRSLKESLTDTARIAGATIQPVVEAAMLGIAREAASLQGGMAQAVERQLEGLTGRFEASTAGVADTWKAALAEHERASGALSSDLRGTLERFAETFEQRSAALVDGVSARLESTVGSVSDTWGSALAQHQRVSEKLSGDSHQAVAAAAATFEQHSAALLRTVGEAHTSLQTELAARDAQRLSAWSQSLEAMAASLQKEWQQAGAHTLSQQQQLSDTLAQAARDVSAQAEAHAKQTVAEVAQLLQAASDAPRAAASLLDTVREAHANLQTELATRDAQRLAAWSGSLETMAASLQKEWQQAGAHSLSQQQQMSETLAQTVRDMSAQAEANAKQTVAEVAQLLQVAAEAPKAAADVIAELRQKLSDGMARDNDMLEERSRILGTLETLLGAVNHASTEQRSAIDALVTASADMMERVGSRFTEKVESETEKMAGIAAQITGGAVEVASLGEAFGFAVQRFGESNDKLVAHLQRIEGALGKSLARSDEQLAYYVAQAREVIDLSIMSQKQIVEDLQQFASRQTAVGSEA